In Aureimonas sp. AU20, the sequence CGCCGTCATCGGCTTTGTCTTTACTATCGCGATCGTCGCCATCGTGAAGCTTTGACAAGCGACATAGGCGTGTCCCTTTAGGCCGAGCTTTGATTGCTGTTCTCCCCGAGCTCCTGAAGGGGTCTCAGTTCTTCGGATCACGATCCTTCACGCGCACGCCTGGCCGTTGTAGGTGTGATCGGACAGCAAAATGGGCGCCACAGGATCCTGTAGCACCCATACAAGGGTCTGAATATATCAGAGCTTGTCGTGCGCAGCCTTCGACACGCTGTCAGCGCCATCCTTCACTGCGGCTTTGGCATCGCCCTTCACCTGCTGAGCTTCGCCCTTCAGCTCCTGGGCTTTGCCCTTTGCTTCCAAGCTCTCATTGCCGGTCAGATTGCCAACCCCTTGCTTCAGGTTGCCCATCGCTTCGTTCGCCAGACCTGCGGCTTTGTCGCTCGTGCTACCCATGGGATCTCCAATCTCTGTTGCTGTCTCTGCGACAAAAACGAGCTTTTCCGTGATTGGTTGCAAGCCGCTGCCTCAGTGCCTTGCAAATGAAGGTGGCGATGAGAAGAGGTCCCCTCCTGATCGAAAACGTATTTCAGCGCAGCACGGCGCTCGAACAGGGAGTGCTCATTACAAATCTTTAAGACGTGGAACCAAAGGCTGCGAAACGCGCCCCTACTTTGGGTGTCGGGAGCACTGATCGGCATCTTTTTGAAGAGGCTCCCCAACCGTTCCGCAGACGGTCTTCTACGATTGCTTCTGTGCTAGCGGTGTCGCAATCGATCCGAACCTGCCCCAAGTCTTCACGCTGCCTGAGCGACAGGTGGATGCAGCATCTTGACGACGGGTGTTGAACTTAACATCTGACCGGACTGGTCTAAGCGCTGCAGAACCTCGTTGATCTGCTCTGCACCTAACGACTGCTCGCGGCAGGCAGACGAAATCTCAGACACGAGTTCGGTAGTGCGCTGGATATGGGGGACGAGCGCACGCAAACTTTCACCCGCCGCTTCGGACGCCTGAAGCGTGCTCGCAGTCAACGTCTCGATCTCGCTGGCCGCTCGTCCCGCTCGTTCGGCAAGCTTACGGACTTCGCTTGCTACGACAGCAAAGCCCTTGCCGTGCTGACCGGCACGCGCCGCCTCAATCGCGGCGTTGAGGGCCAGAAGGTCTGTTTGGCGGGCGATCTCCTGCACGACGGAAATCTTGGCAGCGATGGTACGCATGGCCACCACCGATCGCTCAACCGCTTCGCCTCCACGCCCAGCACTGGCAGATGCATCTTGCGCAAGTCGCTCTGTACGGCCCGCGTTGTCCGCGTTCTGGCGGATGTTGGCGGTCATTTCTTCCATAGTCGAGGAGGCATCTCCCAAGGCACGCGACTGCTCATCGGCTAGGCGCTGGCGCTCGCTGTCGAGCCTGACCTTCTCAGCTTCCAAAGCCTGGAAATAGGTCGAGATACCGAGATCCATGTCAAGGACTGCGAGCTTCACGAGAAGCCCGATCAGACGTCCGGCGTTCTCGGTTCGGCGACGACCAACGAAGCCACGTCCCACTAAAGTTGGGACGAGTTCGGCAACCATCGTCTCCAAGATCAGGCCATATCCGCCAAGATGCCAACGCGGCTCCAGACCAATGCGTGCATGGACGCGGCCGACGCGTTCGGCGTTCTCAGCATACGCTTCATCAATCTCACCCGATGCGATGCGGCTCCAATGCTCGCCCTGGGCAATTCTTGCAGCATCGAGTCGTTCGCTATTTGGAAAGAAGCGGTTGACGGCTGGAGTGGCCTCGACTTGAGCGTAGAAGCGACCGAGG encodes:
- a CDS encoding CsbD family protein, with the protein product MGSTSDKAAGLANEAMGNLKQGVGNLTGNESLEAKGKAQELKGEAQQVKGDAKAAVKDGADSVSKAAHDKL
- a CDS encoding globin-coupled sensor protein codes for the protein MHTAFNERLRFLQIEEDELESLKPHAVLVQQALECALGRFYAQVEATPAVNRFFPNSERLDAARIAQGEHWSRIASGEIDEAYAENAERVGRVHARIGLEPRWHLGGYGLILETMVAELVPTLVGRGFVGRRRTENAGRLIGLLVKLAVLDMDLGISTYFQALEAEKVRLDSERQRLADEQSRALGDASSTMEEMTANIRQNADNAGRTERLAQDASASAGRGGEAVERSVVAMRTIAAKISVVQEIARQTDLLALNAAIEAARAGQHGKGFAVVASEVRKLAERAGRAASEIETLTASTLQASEAAGESLRALVPHIQRTTELVSEISSACREQSLGAEQINEVLQRLDQSGQMLSSTPVVKMLHPPVAQAA